The following proteins are encoded in a genomic region of Brachypodium distachyon strain Bd21 chromosome 1, Brachypodium_distachyon_v3.0, whole genome shotgun sequence:
- the LOC100840672 gene encoding alpha-amylase/trypsin inhibitor: MAMLNTSWVLRILPFFLLVAFTHAATFTITNKCQFTVWAAAVPSGGGKQLDAGQHWTIDVPAGTTGGRVWARTGCDFDGNGNGRCQTGDCGGVLQCTGYGQAPNTLAEFGLNKFNDLDFFDISLIDGFNVPMDFLPADGTAGCDKGGPRCDADVTAQCPSELKAPGGCNNACTVFKEDRYCCTGTAADNCGPTDYSRFFKGQCPDAYSYPKDDQTSTFTCPGGTNYQVVFCPQASERAN; encoded by the coding sequence CCTGGGTCCTGCGCATCCTCccgttcttcctcctcgttgCCTTCACCCACGCTGCAACGTTCACCATCACCAACAAGTGCCAGTTCACCGTGTGGGCGGCGGCCGTCCcatccggcggcggcaagcagCTGGACGCGGGGCAGCACTGGACCATCGACGTGCCGGCCGGCACGACGGGCGGGCGCGTGTGGGCGCGCACGGGCTGCGACTTCgacggcaacggcaacggGCGGTGTCAAACAGGCGACTGCGGCGGCGTGCTGCAGTGCACGGGCTACGGGCAGGCGCCCAACACGCTTGCCGAGTTCGGGCTCAACAAGTTCAACGACCTCGACTTCTTCGACATCTCACTCATCGACGGCTTCAACGTGCCCATGGACTTCTTGCCCGCCGACGGCACGGCAGGGTGCGACAAGGGCGGGCCGCGCTGCGACGCGGACGTCACGGCGCAGTGCCCGTCCGAGCTCAAGGCCCCCGGCGGGTGCAACAACGCTTGCACGGTGTTCAAGGAGGACAGGTACTGCTGCACCGGCACGGCCGCGGACAACTGCGGGCCGACCGATTACTCCAGGTTCTTCAAGGGGCAGTGCCCCGACGCGTACAGCTACCCCAAGGATGACCAGACCAGCACCTTCACTTGCCCCGGGGGCACTAACTATCAGGTCGTCTTCTGCCCAcaagcgagcgagcgagctaATTAA